The genomic segment TGCAGCAGCTCACCCGGTAACACACTGACTTCGAGGCTTCTGCAGCTCAGGGACTGCCTCCGAAGATCGGACGATCCCTCGGGCACGCTTTCGTGAGAGGACCGTGCGACGACTCGCCCCGTTGTACGTACAAAGCACGCGCAGGGCAGCCCCAGCAACCCGGCGAATTCGTGGAACCAGTTGAGTAGCCCGCATGGGGTATCGGCTGTCGAATTTATTGGGGAAGCCGTGGACGGAATTCCCGGTTCGTTGATCGTTTCAATCATCGCCGACGCCCTCCACGCGAGGGGCAGTCCGTGTTGCCGCACGGCGAATGATCAAAGGCTGTTGATTTGATCGAGGCAGGCATGGATGAAACAATCGTGAGAGTGCTTGTTGTTGGTGCTCATCCTGATGGGCGATTGCGAATCTGCAGACCGAATGGCCAATGGACTTGGTGAAGCATCCCCATGAGGGGATTGCGATGATTGTTGATTCTCAAAGGCTACGACACAGATTGATCTGGCGATCAGTAGTATCGGATATCGCGCTTGGAACTGTTCGCAACAACACAGAAGCCCCGATACAACCCGACTTCCCGATTCAATGGGGCCCGATTTTGCAACAGATGAAATCGACGCGAGTTCGATTGTGGCAAAGACCACTCGGAAGTTGCCGCCGTACGGCCTGTGGTCAATCGGTCAGGCGTTGTCGCCGACAGCCGCAGACGAGGGTGCCGACGTCTGCTACAGTGTCGGTGATCAGGATGACGTCGTCCTTCTCATTCGTGGGAACCAGAGTGTGATGAGTGAGCCCCCGAGTTCCGATGTTCCAACTTCAAACGTCGAGAGTGCTTCTGAAGCCAGAGGCAGTGTGGACAAAGCTGCAGGCGGCACTGCCGAGATTTGCAACACCATGTTGGGCGAGTTCCGTCTGCTCCGCAAACTGGGCACCGGTGGCATGGCGGAAGTGTATCTCGCAGAGCAGACCACATTGCGGCGCCAAGTCGCCGTCAAAATCCTGCGACCCGAGTTCGTGAAGGATGAGATGTATGTCAAACGGTTCCGGCATGAGGCCGCTGCCGCGGGCAGTCTGAACCACCCGAACATCGTTCAAGTCTACATGGTCGGGGAACAGGACGGCATCAACTACATTGCCCAAGAGTACGTGCAGGGGCGAACCTTAAAGGAATACCTGAAGCGGAAAGGACCGATTGAATTCCGAATCGCGCTGCATATCCTGCGACAAGTGGCTTCGGCTCTTCAGACGGCCGGCGTTAGTGGGATCGTTCATCGCGACATCAAGCCCGAGAATATCCTGCTCAACAACAAAGGTGAGGTCAAAGTTGCCGACTTTGGACTTGCTCAGTTGACCCTTCAGGGCGAGCGAATCTCCCTGACGCAAACTGGGATGACGATGGGGACGCCATTGTACATGAGCCCCGAGCAGGTCAACGGGCAACCGCTGGATGCACGCAGTGACATCTATTCATTTGGAATCATGGCGTGGCACATGCTCGCCGGACGTCCGCCGTTTCTGGGTGAAACCGCCATGTCCGTCGCGATTAAGCATCTCAATGAAAAGCCGCCAAAGATTGCGGATTTCCGCAACGATATTCCGCCCGTCTTGAGTGATTTTATTCGGCGGTTGATTCAGAAAAAGAAGGAGGATCGGCCCGCGGACTTCGAGGTCGTCCTCGCAGAAATCAAAGCCATGTTGCGGCAGTTCTCTGCCAAAGACGATGCGACGGCTGTCTTTCAATCCGTTCCGTCGCTGCCAGGAACCGGAAGACTGGTTGACCGACCTTTGCGGCGTCAATTGATATGGCTGCTCGCTTGCAGTCTGCTCGTCATGATGGTCTCGGCAGGAGTCGGGTGGATCATGCGGGCACCTGACCTGAAGTCGATTGTGTCTAAAGGTCGTGAACTTGATCCCTTGAATCCGCCCGAAGCGCAGCTTTACTTCGCGGAAACGAATCCACTCAACGAAACGGCTTGGATTCTGCTCAAAGAACACAAGGATGCGTCGGATGAAATGAAGGCCCGTGCCCAGACGGCGCTGGCTTTGATTTACCTGAATACCAATCGCCGCGCATTGGCCGAATCGACGTTTCGGGCCATGGAAATCGATCCGAAATTCAAAGCCGACGGACTAGCAGGACTCGCGATCCTGGCTCAGATTAAGGGCGAGGCCGATACAGCCAAAAAACGCATGGCCCAAGTCGATACGATGAAAGCGACGCTCTTTCCTGAAATTGAAGGCGCCTATGCAGACTTGCAAAAGCGATTGAATGCTACGAAATAGAGAGAGCGGATCAAGGCGCGCTCCGGCTGGCTTGTTCACCAAATAACTAAATGAACGGATTTTCATGGCCGAAGTCATTCAGGAATACGACGTCGTGGTGCTGGGGACGGGTCCCGGCGGAGAAGGGGCCGCCATGCAGGCGGTCAAGAACGGGCGGAGTGTGGCGGTTGTCGAACGCGAGCACGCCGTCGGCGGTAACTGCACGCATCGCGGCACGATTCCCAGCAAAGCGCTGCGATTCGCCATCTTCCAGATGACCGAAGTGAACAACAATGTGCTGTTTCGCGAACATGGGATCACCGCGAACTTCATGCTGCCCGAACTTCGTCGCCGAGCCCGCTCGGTGATCGAAGCGCAAATCAAAATGCGAACGGCGTTCTATGACCGGAACGACATTCCCATCATCCGCGGACAGGCACGATTTCTTGATCCTCATACCATCGAAGCGACCGAAGAAGATGGATCACGAACGACACTCCGCGCAAAGTACGTTGTGATCGCCACGGGATCACGGCCCTATCGTCCGCCCGAGATCGACTTCAATCACCCGCGAGTCTTCGACAGCGATACCATTCTTGATGTCGATTTTCACGTTAAGTCGATCACGATTTTCGGCGCGGGCGTCATCGGGTGCGAATATGCCTCGATGTTTCGCAATCTCGAAATTAAGGTCAACCTGATCAACACCCGCGACCGGTTGCTCGATTTTCTCGATGAAGAGATCGTCGACGCGCTCAGTTATCACCTGCGCGAACGCGGTGTCATCGTCCGTCATCGTGAATCGTTTGATCGTGTGGAAACGTGCGACGATGGCGTGATTCTGCATTTGAAATCGGGCAAGCAGCTCAAAACCGATGTGCTGCTATGGGCACAAGGTCGTACAGGGAATTCAGACCACCTTGGTCTGGACGTGACTGGAATCGTGCCGGACAGCCGCGGAAATATCCCCGTCAACAGCAACCTTCAAACCATCGTGCCGCACATTTACGGGGCAGGGGATGTCATCGGTCCGCCCGCACTGGCGAGTGCCGCCTACAATCAGGGGCGGTACGCCGCGAGCCATTTGCTCTGCGATGGCGGAAACGCCGAACAGTGTGGCCCCGCTCCCTCATTGGATATCCCCGCGGGGATCTACACGAGTCCTGAAATCAGTTCGCTCGGAAAAACGGAGCGTGAACTGACCGAAGCGCACGTCCCCTATGAGGTGGGGCATGCCCACTTCAAGAGTATTGCCCGTGCGCAAATCACCGGACAGACCACTGGCATGCTGAAGATCTTGTTCCACCGCGAAACATTGGAAGTGTTGGGAATCCACTGCTTTGGTGCGAACGCCAGTGAAATTATCCACATTGGTCAGGCGATCATGGCGCAGCCAAAACCCAATAACACGTTGATGTACTTCATCAATACGACCTTCAACTATCCCACAATGGCCGAGGCCTACCGTGTGGCCGCGCTGAATGGATTTAATCGATTGTTCTGAGGGGCGATTCGAATCGGGATTTCGTGATTTGAGCGGCGGGATCAGCGCTGGTCCCGCCAATTTTCACTCGTGATACCTGCTAAGTACGTTGCGCGCTCGACGATCAGGCTCACGACCTATTCCGCTTGCTTAAGCACGGCGAACCGCACTTTCGTCACACCATTTCGTGCTGCGGTCAGTAGGATCGGTTCCACCTTCGAATACACAACATCTCGGTCGGCTCTGACACGAAGTTCGATTGCTGCTGCACCATGCTGAGCGACCAAGCCCTGCAGGTGCTGTTCGAACTCCTCGGGAGAAATCGCGGTGGAACCCTGTTTCCATTCTCCCGAAGGCATCACCGTGATGATCAGGCGGGTTGACGACTCTTCGTCATCCTTGCCTTGTGATGCGAGTGGCAGTTCAACACGCTCAACCGTTTCGTTGCGGATAAAATGGCTGGCAACCAGGAAGAAGATGATTAACAGGAACACCACGTCGATCAGTGGTGTGATGTTAAACGCGAAGCCGCGGTCTTGTGTCCGCGTCGGGATTTTCATCCGCGAGTCTCCCGTCGCACGACGGGGGCCACAGGAGCATTCGATGATTCGGCGGCATGATGTGCCTGTCGCCGTTCTTCCCGGCGATGCAGTGCCAGATTCCGCTTGAAGTCCGCAAACACCTGCTCGGCAGTCAGCGCCGTTTGTGCGACCAATTCGTCGATTCGGTTGCGAAAGAATCCGAATGCGGCAATGGCAGGAATGGCGACGATCAGGCCGAACAATGTCGTAACGAGCGCCTTATAGATCCCCGGAGCAAGCTCACTGACCTGTGGATTCGCCTTCCGCTCGAATTCCATGAACGCCAGGATCATCCCCCAGACGGTGCCCATCAAGCCGAGCATGGGGGCAACCGTGCTGATCATCGACAGGTATTCGATCTTGCGCATCAGGCGAGCCGCCTGCTGCGCTGCCGCATCTTCCATCGCTTTTTCGACCGCGGCATATCCCAGTTCAATTTCCTTGAGTCCTGCTGCGAGCAGGTATCCGAGAAAACTGGAACTCGCGATGCAACGTTCTTCAGCCAGTTTGATCTGTCCCTGGGCGATCAATTTGTGGATGTCTTCTTGCAAACCGTTGGGCATCAGGGTTTGACGCCGAATTGTCATGATGTGTTCGAAAATCAACGCAAGCATGACCAGGCTGAGAGCCACAATGATGTATCCGATCGCACCGCCGTCAATAAACATCTGACGGACATCGATCGTGGGTGCAGCCGCGCGAGCGGCCGGGGCGGCGTGATCTTCCGCAAACGCGGTCTCGGCGACGGCGAGTATGACCAGCAGTTTCCAGACGATCCCCAACACGTTCATCTTCTGGCCAGCTCCTTCTCGCGACATCTCGTTTCCATCGACAATGAACCCAATCCGGTCGGTTGAATTCGCGCCGTCATTCCGTCTGCTGAGCATCGTACGATCCAGGGCGAATTCGTGAAAGACGGCTTGATCTGGTAAAACGGTTCCCAGCATGTCGAGGTGGTTGAACCTCGACAAATTGAACGACGAGGAAACGATGGACGAAAAAAACAAACCTGGTGACCGAATTGTCTGTGTGTACTGCGCGTCGAGCAGTGCTTGCCATCCACAATACCACGAAGCCGCATATCGCCTGGGAGAATTGCTCGCCGAAAATGGTTGCTCAATCGTGTACGGCGGCGGCGCCGTAGGCTCCATGGGGGCCGTGGCCGACGGCGCGCTCAGTAAACAGGGGAAAGTGGTTGGCGTGATTCCCGAGTTCATGGTCAAGCTGGAATGGGAGCATCCAGGCGTGACCGAATTATTGCGTGTCGAAGATATGCGCACTCGCAAACATCTCATGCTTTCCAAAAGCCACGCTGTGGTCGCCTTGCCAGGCGGAACGGGCACTTTGGAGGAACTGTTTGAAGCAATCACGCTGAAGCGGCTGGGGTTATATTTGCATCCGATTGTGCTGCTGAACACCCGTGGATTTTACGATCCGCTCATTGAGTTGCTCGATCGAGCAATTACGGAACGGTTCCTGGGTGAAAAACACGCAACAATGTGGCAAGTTGTGAATGAGCCTGAAGAGGTTTTCTCGGCCATCACCGGTGCACCGGAGTGGCCCTCTGATGCGATTGCTTTCGCGGCGCAGAAATGACGCTGATGCATGGTTGCCTGCGACGGCTTCGTTGAAACGGTCCTCGTTGATCGGACTCGATTGAGTTCACAAGGAATTGCTGCGACCATACGATTCACTCTTGAGGACCCTGCCGCTCGCGTTCCTCCAGCGATCCGTTGTGCCTGTTTCAAAGAGGAAGTTGGATATGTTGAGATTTCTGTTCCTCGTCACGATCACCTGGTGCAGTCTGGCCGCGAACGCATTCACCGGCGATTGGCGCCAGTTTCGTGGCAGTGAATCAAACGGGCTGGGCGACGACATTCTGCCTCCAACGACGTTCTCCGCGACAGAAAATGTCGCATGGAAAGTGGCTCTACCAGGGAAAGGACTGTCGTCCCCCATCATCGTCGGTGATCGTGTTTTTGTGACCTGTTCCAGCGGATTCAATCAAGATCGGCTTCACGTTGTCTGCTTCGCTGTCAAGGATGGCGTGAAGCTTTGGGAGCGACAGTTTTCGGCGACGGGCCGCACTTCGCACTATCCCACGACCAGTATCGCGACATCGACGCCCGCCAGCGACGGACAGCGGATCTTCGCACTTTATTCCAGCAACGATCTGGCTTGCCTGGATCTGGACGGAAACCTTCAATGGTATCGCGGTCTCACATACGACCATCGCAACGCGTCCAACAGTTTGGGTATGGCGTCGTCGCCGATCGTCGTGGATCAGACTCTCGTGACGCAGATTGAAAATGACAGTGAATCCCTGGCGACGGGAATCGACGTCGCGACAGGTATTTCACGCTGGACGTCCGTCCGTCCCAAAAAGGCGAACTGGTCGTCGGCGCTTGTCTGGCCAAGACGGTTTGGTGGTGGTGAAGACTTGGCCCTACTGCAGTCGTCCGAGGGAATTTCGGCGATCCGTCCTCTGACTGGCGAAGTGGCCTGGAAGTACACGGATGGTGCTTCGACAATTCCTTCTTCAGTGGTTGCAGATGGCACCCTTTATGCCGTCTCTCACGGGATCACGGCGCTCAGGCCACCAACCGAAAGCGCGAATATCGAACAACTCTGGCGGGCGAGCAAGTTGGGGCCGGGCACGGCCAGTCCGCTCGTCTATCAAGGACGGCTGTATGCGATCAACAGTGCGGGTGTATTGCTCGCTGCCGACCTGAAAACGGGTCAGACGAAGTGGCAGTTGCGAATTGGTGGACCCTTCAGCGGATCTCCGATCGCCGCCGGCGGTCACCTTTTTGTCTTCAACGAGAAGGGGGAAGGTCACTGCGTGAAGCTGGGCG from the Schlesneria paludicola DSM 18645 genome contains:
- a CDS encoding protein kinase domain-containing protein; the protein is MAKTTRKLPPYGLWSIGQALSPTAADEGADVCYSVGDQDDVVLLIRGNQSVMSEPPSSDVPTSNVESASEARGSVDKAAGGTAEICNTMLGEFRLLRKLGTGGMAEVYLAEQTTLRRQVAVKILRPEFVKDEMYVKRFRHEAAAAGSLNHPNIVQVYMVGEQDGINYIAQEYVQGRTLKEYLKRKGPIEFRIALHILRQVASALQTAGVSGIVHRDIKPENILLNNKGEVKVADFGLAQLTLQGERISLTQTGMTMGTPLYMSPEQVNGQPLDARSDIYSFGIMAWHMLAGRPPFLGETAMSVAIKHLNEKPPKIADFRNDIPPVLSDFIRRLIQKKKEDRPADFEVVLAEIKAMLRQFSAKDDATAVFQSVPSLPGTGRLVDRPLRRQLIWLLACSLLVMMVSAGVGWIMRAPDLKSIVSKGRELDPLNPPEAQLYFAETNPLNETAWILLKEHKDASDEMKARAQTALALIYLNTNRRALAESTFRAMEIDPKFKADGLAGLAILAQIKGEADTAKKRMAQVDTMKATLFPEIEGAYADLQKRLNATK
- the sthA gene encoding Si-specific NAD(P)(+) transhydrogenase gives rise to the protein MAEVIQEYDVVVLGTGPGGEGAAMQAVKNGRSVAVVEREHAVGGNCTHRGTIPSKALRFAIFQMTEVNNNVLFREHGITANFMLPELRRRARSVIEAQIKMRTAFYDRNDIPIIRGQARFLDPHTIEATEEDGSRTTLRAKYVVIATGSRPYRPPEIDFNHPRVFDSDTILDVDFHVKSITIFGAGVIGCEYASMFRNLEIKVNLINTRDRLLDFLDEEIVDALSYHLRERGVIVRHRESFDRVETCDDGVILHLKSGKQLKTDVLLWAQGRTGNSDHLGLDVTGIVPDSRGNIPVNSNLQTIVPHIYGAGDVIGPPALASAAYNQGRYAASHLLCDGGNAEQCGPAPSLDIPAGIYTSPEISSLGKTERELTEAHVPYEVGHAHFKSIARAQITGQTTGMLKILFHRETLEVLGIHCFGANASEIIHIGQAIMAQPKPNNTLMYFINTTFNYPTMAEAYRVAALNGFNRLF
- a CDS encoding ExbD/TolR family protein, producing the protein MKIPTRTQDRGFAFNITPLIDVVFLLIIFFLVASHFIRNETVERVELPLASQGKDDEESSTRLIITVMPSGEWKQGSTAISPEEFEQHLQGLVAQHGAAAIELRVRADRDVVYSKVEPILLTAARNGVTKVRFAVLKQAE
- a CDS encoding MotA/TolQ/ExbB proton channel family protein; protein product: MLSRRNDGANSTDRIGFIVDGNEMSREGAGQKMNVLGIVWKLLVILAVAETAFAEDHAAPAARAAAPTIDVRQMFIDGGAIGYIIVALSLVMLALIFEHIMTIRRQTLMPNGLQEDIHKLIAQGQIKLAEERCIASSSFLGYLLAAGLKEIELGYAAVEKAMEDAAAQQAARLMRKIEYLSMISTVAPMLGLMGTVWGMILAFMEFERKANPQVSELAPGIYKALVTTLFGLIVAIPAIAAFGFFRNRIDELVAQTALTAEQVFADFKRNLALHRREERRQAHHAAESSNAPVAPVVRRETRG
- a CDS encoding LOG family protein, with protein sequence MDEKNKPGDRIVCVYCASSSACHPQYHEAAYRLGELLAENGCSIVYGGGAVGSMGAVADGALSKQGKVVGVIPEFMVKLEWEHPGVTELLRVEDMRTRKHLMLSKSHAVVALPGGTGTLEELFEAITLKRLGLYLHPIVLLNTRGFYDPLIELLDRAITERFLGEKHATMWQVVNEPEEVFSAITGAPEWPSDAIAFAAQK
- a CDS encoding outer membrane protein assembly factor BamB family protein, with protein sequence MLRFLFLVTITWCSLAANAFTGDWRQFRGSESNGLGDDILPPTTFSATENVAWKVALPGKGLSSPIIVGDRVFVTCSSGFNQDRLHVVCFAVKDGVKLWERQFSATGRTSHYPTTSIATSTPASDGQRIFALYSSNDLACLDLDGNLQWYRGLTYDHRNASNSLGMASSPIVVDQTLVTQIENDSESLATGIDVATGISRWTSVRPKKANWSSALVWPRRFGGGEDLALLQSSEGISAIRPLTGEVAWKYTDGASTIPSSVVADGTLYAVSHGITALRPPTESANIEQLWRASKLGPGTASPLVYQGRLYAINSAGVLLAADLKTGQTKWQLRIGGPFSGSPIAAGGHLFVFNEKGEGHCVKLGEEAGELVSTGDLAGERFLCTPAISNGALYVRSDATLWKIAEKP